The Poecilia reticulata strain Guanapo linkage group LG10, Guppy_female_1.0+MT, whole genome shotgun sequence sequence GAAAAACGTGTGTACGTTTCCTTCCTTGTGCACCtcatctcaataaaacacagttaTATTTGTGACGTGAAAATCGAagtcctgctttgtttttgctttcttgtttgtttgctttttagcCATAACAGGtaccatattttatttcattaaaatgttccCTTTCATTATAAAAACGGACATGAATTCTTCAAGATAACACAATTAACTCTTGTGCTTCTATGATGGATAAAATACGCCTTGCAGATGCTGAAACGCGCTCACATTCATGACAACAGTGgggggagaagaggaggaaagggGGGTTGGTGTCGACATCCAGCAGCGGCGGCGGGGGAGAGATTTCTGTACAggtgtcctgttttttttttcttctttttcttcttcttcttcttcttcattctgACACCTCGGAGACAAGATCCGACTATAAGCAGCCTAACACTGCTAAGGAGGAATCGaagcagataaaaataataaacgaTCCGCCTTGAAAAGAGCCGCGGCGGAGAAGATCTGCCCGTCTGGATGAGAGACCCCCCGCTGGGTGAAGACACGCCGCCGATGACTGGAGCCGAGGCAGGGATGGAAACCGAGCGCGGCGCAGAGGAGGCGGCATCATCAGGCAAATTATCGCCTCGCTGATCATCTCAACGCTTTTCATGCATCAGTAACAGATTAGCGGCTGGTGATATTTTCTGTCCGCTGGAGGCTGGGACGGTGGCATCTGCTGTCGCCAAATTCCATTTTTCATTCTGCAGATGTCGGCTGCgggaaggaggagaaggagacgaaaatgaagaagaagcggcctgtttttttttgtcgggTGAAGCCTTCGGGGATTAATCACCGGTCGCCATGAGCGGCGAATCAGTGTGGGTTATCTTCATCTGCTCGTGGATAACTCGCGTGGGCAGCTTTCACGCCTTGCGGGTGATGTTGTCACTTTGGATGAAAtaggtttaaaaacaataatgtgaGATAATGTGTATTGAAACCCATTGAAGAAGGAATAGCACAGCAGCAGATGGGCTGGTGTTAGGTGATGATCAGTATGGGACTGACCTGACTTTGTGTCAACACTCTGCTGGGTGCCAGCCGGAAGATGTCATCCTCCCAGGCACCTGGTTTGGGCTCCAATTTCACTGATGATCCCCTGGAGTATGGCTTCACGCTGTCCAGTCAGGACCCAGTCTGGTCCTCCTTGGCTGACAGTGTGGTGAGGGTGGTGCTCATATCTGTGATTGTGTGCCTCTCTTTGTTTGGGAATGTGGTCGTTCTCCTGGTTTTCCAAAGGAAGCCTCAGCTCCTTCACGTCGCCAACCGCTTTGTCCTCAACCTGCTCCTGGCGGACCTCCTCCAGACTGTCTTAGTCATGCCGTTTGCCATTGCGGCTGCCTTGCCGGGTGTGTGGCCGCTGGATGCTCGGCTGTGCCAGGCTCTGGTGGTGCTCATGCACCTTTTTGCATTCGCCGGAGTCAACACCATCATTGTTGTCTCAGTGGATCGCTACCTGGCCATTATCCACCCTCTATCTTATCCGACCCGCATGACCCCACACTTAGGCACCAACCTGATCGTCGCCACCTGGGTGCTGAGCGTCTTGCAGAGCACACCCCCTCTCTACGGCTGGGGCTCCATAGATTTTGACCGCCGTTACAAGGTCTGCACAGTGGTGTGGTCCTCCAGCTTGTCCTACTCTGCTGTGGTGTTCACCTTTTCCTTTTGGCTCCCAGTGCTAATCATGCTTGGATGCTACTGGATGGTGTTTAGAGCTGCTAGGAGACAGAATGCGTTAGTGCATCCCATTCAGACGCAATCCTACTCCCAGCCGTGCCAGCAGGAATTTCAGGGCCCCACCAGTCCGCAGCAGCTTTCTTTACCCCAGCAGGCGAGTTCACCTGAGGGCCCCTACACAGCCCGAAGACACCCTGTACGAGTTAAACACAGACGGTTCCACTACCACTGCAAGGCAGCTCGTGTAGTGTTTGTCATCATGGCTTCATATATCTTCAGCATGGGTCCCTACAGCATTCTCAATACCATTTCGATGAGCACCAGAGCCAATGTGCCCCCGTGGTTGTCCTCCACTGCCCTGGTGCTCTTCTTCTTGCAGTGCTGCCTTCATCCGTACATTTATGGCTACATGCATCGCAGCGTGAGAAAAGAGTTCCTGGCTTTGCTTTACGGGATGCTCTGCAAGCAGGGTCGTCCACGTCACAGCTCCACGGTGGAGGGCTGCTTCACCGCGACGGAGGGACAGCCCAACGCTCACCCTCACCTCCCCAGTCTGGCTGCTCGAGTTTTCCCCATGCAGACTTGGGAAGAGTGCACAACGTCCTCCTCTCCTACTTGTGAGAGGAAGTCAAGAGACAGCCGCAGAGAGACCACCTCTACCAGTTTCAGCTCCGAGAGAGAGCTTCCTGTTCACGGCCAGCAAAGCTCATGATCTGCACTGCGATCATCAAAAAGGAAATCTCGATTCCTATGTGAGGAGTTTCTGTGGATGGGAGGCGATAAATGTGGATCTAGCCTGCTGAACTTGTAAGCAGTGGTACTGAATACATTACCATTCACTTATCGATCGTTTGATGGTTTGTCTTAAACGGAAAGTGCAGGGTTTTTGAAATTAGgtttccttaaaataaaaagataatattTAAATAGCAGTAGGTAACTCTCTAGATTGCAGCAGACTCCTACTGTCTTTAAACggcaaaaacatttatgtaaatacaGTTTTATGAACCTTTAAGTTGCTCTAATGTTGGTATTGGGTGGtcattttcacagaaactgGTGCTTACAGTCTGTTTGATTTGTATAGGAAGTTGAAGCTCTGATCTGGGTGAAGGCATCACatccaaatgttttcttgttgtaaTTTGGGAAAACTCAACTGGATTTGCAGTTTGTTGTTGTGGTAACTAgctaaatactgtattttcttctattttatgTGTACAAATTCTAAAGAAACATTGTCACCATTAAATAACATGAAATGTATAGGAGATACtatacattttatgttattgGTACAAGAAAATAACTGCACTGcagtcattttctctgtttcctgTGTAGCTAATCAACAGCTCATGTGTTAATAGCGTAGATGGCAATGGCTTAAAGGTTTATAAAATGGTGCTCCATAAAACTGCTTTCAGATTTTGAGCCTGGACTTATTTTAAGATGGCAGAAGACCACTTTGGGCAGCCATTATCTTTAAGccaactaatctggatttatattaaataaagtgAGTTATCTACTGCAGTTAAGATATTATCAGAACCTAACCTCAGAAATCCCAAACTATCCCTTTAAGCTT is a genomic window containing:
- the gpr101 gene encoding probable G-protein coupled receptor 101; this encodes MSSSQAPGLGSNFTDDPLEYGFTLSSQDPVWSSLADSVVRVVLISVIVCLSLFGNVVVLLVFQRKPQLLHVANRFVLNLLLADLLQTVLVMPFAIAAALPGVWPLDARLCQALVVLMHLFAFAGVNTIIVVSVDRYLAIIHPLSYPTRMTPHLGTNLIVATWVLSVLQSTPPLYGWGSIDFDRRYKVCTVVWSSSLSYSAVVFTFSFWLPVLIMLGCYWMVFRAARRQNALVHPIQTQSYSQPCQQEFQGPTSPQQLSLPQQASSPEGPYTARRHPVRVKHRRFHYHCKAARVVFVIMASYIFSMGPYSILNTISMSTRANVPPWLSSTALVLFFLQCCLHPYIYGYMHRSVRKEFLALLYGMLCKQGRPRHSSTVEGCFTATEGQPNAHPHLPSLAARVFPMQTWEECTTSSSPTCERKSRDSRRETTSTSFSSERELPVHGQQSS